Proteins from a genomic interval of Siniperca chuatsi isolate FFG_IHB_CAS linkage group LG10, ASM2008510v1, whole genome shotgun sequence:
- the gpr157 gene encoding G-protein coupled receptor 157 isoform X2 produces MANGNQTVVYLSEQVVVLFSCALSFLGSSLIVLTYIIWSDLRTTPRRLLVYLSVSDLLSAVSYAFGVWRVFHTDSLDCVIQGAISTFANTSSFFWTVSIAVYLYVFIVRSSQRVAESLVLFFHLVSWGVPLVITVAAVSLNKIGYDASEVSVGWCWVRIHAPDRVLWMLLTGKIWEFLAYLTLPVLYILIKRHIHIAGIGNTSQGAANCIMFVLLTQPIRTRLCTTLCCCSRCRAEVQHSHDAPHGLLPGQDTSTQREEDNTSRVHTDR; encoded by the exons ATGGCAAATGGAAATCAGACAGTTGTGTACTTGTCTGAGCAGGTGGTCGTTTTGTTTTCGTGCGCGCTTTCGTTTCTGGGCTCTTCGCTGATCGTCCTCACCTACATTATTTGGTCAGATTTGAGGACAACTCCGAGGAGGCTCCTGGTCTACCTCTCGGTGTCTGACTTGCTGTCCGCCGTCTCCTACGCCTTCGGAGTCTGGAGAGTTTTTCACACTGACTCGCTGGACTGCGTCATTCAAGGAGCGATATCCACTTTCGCCAACACCAGCTCTTTTTTCTGGACCGTGTCCATTGCCGTTTACCTGTATGTTTTTATCGTGAGGTCCAGCCAAAGAGTCGCCGAAAGCCTGGTGTTGTTTTTTCACCTTGTCAG CTGGGGTGTTCCTCTGGTCATCACTGTTGCTGCCGTGTCCCTGAACAAGATTGGCTATGATGCGTCAGAGGTGTCGGTGGGCTGGTGCTGGGTCAGGATCCACGCTCCTGACCGGGTGCTGTGGATGCTGCTGACTGGAAAGATCTGGGAGTTCTTGGCTTATCTCACCCTCCCTGTCCTCTACATCCTGATCAAGAGGCATATCCACATAGCG GGAATTGGCAACACCTCACAGGGAGCAGCCAACTGCATCATGTTTGTATTGTTGACTCAGCCAATCCGCACACGCCTCTGCACCacgctctgctgctgctccaggTGTAGAGCAGAGGTGCAGCACTCGCATGACGCCCCTCACGGACTGCTGCCAGGACAGGACACctccacacagagagaagaagacaacACCAGTCGAGTCCATACTGATAGATGA
- the gpr157 gene encoding G-protein coupled receptor 157 isoform X1, which yields MANGNQTVVYLSEQVVVLFSCALSFLGSSLIVLTYIIWSDLRTTPRRLLVYLSVSDLLSAVSYAFGVWRVFHTDSLDCVIQGAISTFANTSSFFWTVSIAVYLYVFIVRSSQRVAESLVLFFHLVSWGVPLVITVAAVSLNKIGYDASEVSVGWCWVRIHAPDRVLWMLLTGKIWEFLAYLTLPVLYILIKRHIHIAHAALSEYRPILANRPPSHSFSSMADMKLTLIPVIFIVLRIWSTVRFILLLAGSSARQNPVLVTLHGIGNTSQGAANCIMFVLLTQPIRTRLCTTLCCCSRCRAEVQHSHDAPHGLLPGQDTSTQREEDNTSRVHTDR from the exons ATGGCAAATGGAAATCAGACAGTTGTGTACTTGTCTGAGCAGGTGGTCGTTTTGTTTTCGTGCGCGCTTTCGTTTCTGGGCTCTTCGCTGATCGTCCTCACCTACATTATTTGGTCAGATTTGAGGACAACTCCGAGGAGGCTCCTGGTCTACCTCTCGGTGTCTGACTTGCTGTCCGCCGTCTCCTACGCCTTCGGAGTCTGGAGAGTTTTTCACACTGACTCGCTGGACTGCGTCATTCAAGGAGCGATATCCACTTTCGCCAACACCAGCTCTTTTTTCTGGACCGTGTCCATTGCCGTTTACCTGTATGTTTTTATCGTGAGGTCCAGCCAAAGAGTCGCCGAAAGCCTGGTGTTGTTTTTTCACCTTGTCAG CTGGGGTGTTCCTCTGGTCATCACTGTTGCTGCCGTGTCCCTGAACAAGATTGGCTATGATGCGTCAGAGGTGTCGGTGGGCTGGTGCTGGGTCAGGATCCACGCTCCTGACCGGGTGCTGTGGATGCTGCTGACTGGAAAGATCTGGGAGTTCTTGGCTTATCTCACCCTCCCTGTCCTCTACATCCTGATCAAGAGGCATATCCACATAGCG CATGCTGCCCTGTCCGAGTACCGTCCCATCTTGGCCAACAGGCCTCCATCACACTCCTTCTCCTCCATGGCTGATATGAAGCTAACACTCATTCCTGTTATCTTCATCGTCCTGCGCATTTGGAGCACAGTGCGCTTCATACTGCTGCTAGCCGGCTCTTCAGCCAGACAGAACCCAGTGCTGGTCACTCTACAT GGAATTGGCAACACCTCACAGGGAGCAGCCAACTGCATCATGTTTGTATTGTTGACTCAGCCAATCCGCACACGCCTCTGCACCacgctctgctgctgctccaggTGTAGAGCAGAGGTGCAGCACTCGCATGACGCCCCTCACGGACTGCTGCCAGGACAGGACACctccacacagagagaagaagacaacACCAGTCGAGTCCATACTGATAGATGA